The window GGATGCGTTGAGCATTCGTACGGGGGACGGGTCCGTGCGGGTCACCGACTCCAGCGGTCCGCTGGACCTGAAGACCGGCGACGGCTCCATGCACGTCTCCGACGTCTCCTCGCGCCAGGTGAGGGCGCGGACCGGGGACGGCTCGGTGCGGCTCGAACTCGGCACCGTGCCGGACCTGGTGGAGACCCGCAGCGGCGACGGCTCGGTGACGATCGAGCTGCCCCGGGCGACGTACCGCGTGTCGACCGAGACCGGTGACGGCTCGGTGGATGTGTCCGTGCCCCGGGACGACGCCAGCTCCCATGTGGTCTCCGCCCGTAGCGGCGATGGAAAAGTCACGGTGCGAACCGCGAACTAACCGGCCCGTGTGTTCGTCCTAAACCGGTGGGAGAATGAACCGGGCAGGGTGAATGACAGCACGGGAGAGGGATGTGACGGCGACACCTCCGCAGCCGAACTCGCCGTCAGCGCCGGGCGCGCATGGACATCCCGCGCGGGGCGTCCCGCAGCCCGTACGTCAGGTTCCGCGCGGCTCGCGCCGCGCTCTGCGCGACACCCTCACCCTGGTCTGCGCCTTCCCCCTTGTCGCCGTTCTCGCCCTGCCGGCCGCCTTCGCCGGTGGTGGTACGCGGCGCTGGTTCGGTGGGCGGGCGGAGAGTCAGCGGGCCGAGGCGCAGGCCGCGAAGGACGCGGCGGCGGCCGCGTTCTACGAGCTGGACACCGCTCAGCGGGATCTGCGGATCTCGATCGAGACGATCGCGGCCGTCGACGACTCGCCCGCCGCCCGCCGGGCGCTCACCGACTTCGAGGCGCTCGGGCGGCGTATCGACGAGGCCAGTCACCAGTACATCCAGGCCGTCGACGCCCACGACCTCGACCGCGACGACCTGGAGGCCTCGGCCGCCGCCCGCGCCCGTACGGAGCTGACGCAGGCCAAGGACGAGCTGGGGCGCGTCAAGCAGGAGCTGGACCGGTTCGCGGACGGGCTCGGGCCGCTGCTCGGCAAGGCCGAGACCCAGCTGGCCCGGCTCGCCCCCTCGGTCGAGCGCGCCCGGCAGGGCCTGCTCGCCGCCTCGAACGCGCTGGATGCCGTACGGGGATCGGGGCTGAGGGCGGACGATCTCGCCGCCCGGCTCGCGGCCCTCGCCCCGGAGCTGACCAAGCTGAACCAGGGCGCCGGACAGCATGGCGTCCCGCAGACGCTGGAGCGTGCCGAGCGGGTCGCGCGGGAGGCGGAAGCGGTCCGGGTGGAGGCCGAGCGGCTGCCGGAGAAGGCCGCCGAGATCGATCACCGGCTCGTGTCGCTGCGGACGCGCGCGCAGGCGCTGACCACCCGTGCCGGGCAGGTCGAGCCGGTGCTGAGCGAGTTGCGGCGGCGGTTCACGGCGGCCTGCTGGCAGGACCTGCAGAGCGTGCCGGACCGGGCCGGGGAGAACGTACGGCAGGCCGAGCTGAAGCTGAAGGAGGCGCAGGCCGCGCGCGACGAGCAGCGCTGGCCGGACGCCACCGCGCTGCTGTCGACGGTCCGGGCGCTGCTGAACTCCACCGACGAGTCGGTGTCCGCGGCCGGTGACCGGCTGCGCCGGCTGAACGCCGTGCAGAAGGACCCGCAGCAGGAGATCGACCGGACCCGCTTCGCGATCCGGGACGCCCAGCGGCTGGCCATGGCGGGCCGCAACACGCCCGATCCGCGGCACGCGCGTCCGCTGGACGACTCCGTCGCCCGGCTGGAGCGGGCGATCGGCACGCTGGAGGGCCGCCACCCGGACTACTGGCACTTCCTGACCGAGACGGGGGCGGTGCGGCAGGCGGTGGCCGGGGTGGTCGCGCGGATCCGCGAGGAGCGCGGCGGCGGTCACTGACCGGGCTAACCTGTGCGCATGCCTCGCTATGAGTACCGCTGCCGCAGCTGCGGCGACACGTTTGAACTGAGCCGTCCGATGGCGCAGTCGTCCGCCCCGGCGAGCTGCCCGGCCGGGCATGACGACACCGTGAAGCTTCTGTCGACGGTGGCCGTCGGCGGCACCGCCTCGGCTCCCGCCCCCGCGCCGAAGTCGGGCGGAGGCGGGTGTTGTGGTGGAGGGTGTTGCCGCTAGGTAGTGCGTGCGTTGCTCTCTGCGGGTGCGTGGGGGCTTGTCGCGCCCACGCGGCGGAGCCGCATACGACACAGCCCCGCGCCCCCTTGAGGCGCTGCGCGCCCCTTAGGGCGCTGTCGTGCGGGTTGCCTTCAAGAACTCCCGCAGGATCCGCTCCCCCGCCAGCACCCCCCGCTCCGGCAACGCACTGATCGCCGGGGCGGTGAAGTCGGTGTCGGCCAGTTCGCCGTGGCCCGGGCGCCAGCCCCGGTCGGCGGCGAGGAGAAGATCGGCGTCCAGGAGGGAGTCACCGGCCGCCAGCGTCAGCTCCGCACCCGTGCGCCGGGCGACCTCGTGCATGGCGGCGCTCTTGGTCA of the Streptomyces sp. T12 genome contains:
- a CDS encoding zinc ribbon domain-containing protein, coding for MPRYEYRCRSCGDTFELSRPMAQSSAPASCPAGHDDTVKLLSTVAVGGTASAPAPAPKSGGGGCCGGGCCR